CAACGCCTCCTGCTGCTCGGCGCTCTCGATCGCAGCGGTCTTGTCGGAGGACTCCTCCAGGTCTTTCCGCGCATCATCCGCGTAGCGCTGCAGCTCGGCGATTCGCTCGTCGAGTCCGCGCACCTCGTCGCGCAGGGCGTCGGTCGATTCCGGCGTCGTCACCTGGCCTCCTTACCCACGGCGGTCGTCTGCGCAAACGCTACGCCGTCTGCTCGGAGGGTCGCGGCGCGGATCGCGAGGGCTGAGACAATGGCGGGATGTCGGTCTCTTTCGCGCGAGTCGACCTCGACGCGATCCGGTCCAATGTTGCCGAGCTCAAGCGCCGCGCCGGGAGCGCGGCGGTGATGGCGGTGGTGAAAGCCGACGGCTACGGCCACGGCATCCTCGAATCGGCGGGAGCCGCGCTGGAAGGCGGCGCCGAGTGGCTGGGTGTCGCCATCGCGGACGAGGCTCTGGAGCTACGCGCGGCGGGCGTCGACGCTCCGATGCTCGCGTGGCTGCTCGGGCCCGGCGACCCGTGGAACGCGGTCGCTGCCGTGGGGGTCGACCTCGGCGTGAACGCCCGATGGGCGCTGGACCGCGCGGCGGAAGCGGCGGCGACGGTTGGCCATCCGGTACGAGTGCATCTCAAGATCGACACCGGCCTTGGCCGGGCCGGTGCGACCCAACACGACTGGCCCGACCTCGTCGACGCCGCGGCGAAGGCGGTGGCGGACGGCTCGGTCGAGGTGGTCGGCATCTGGTCCCACCTCACCTATGCCGACCGGCCGGCGCATCCGACCATCGAGACGCAGCGGCGGGCCTTCGAGGCAGCGTTGGTGGTAGCCGGCGCTGCCGGCATCGAGCCGCAGGTGCGCCACCTGGCCAACTCCGCCGCGACCCTGGTGCTGCCGGAGACGCACTACGACCTCGTTCGGCCCGGGGTCGCCGTCTACGGGCTCTCGCCCGGCGCCGAGGTGGGCCGGCCGGCCGAGCTCGGCCTGCGGCCGGCGATGACGCTGGTGAGCGAGGTCGCGCTGACCAAGCAGGTGGACTCCGGGCAGGGGGTCTCCTACGGGCACCGCTACACGACCGAGCGTGCGACGACGCTCGCTCTGGTCCCCCTCGGGTACGCCGACGGCGTACCTCGGCACCTCACCAACCGCGGCGAGGTCGCGATCAACGATCGCCGCTATCCGATCGCCGGCACGGTGTGCATGGACCAGTTCGTCGTCGACGTGGGAGATGACCGCGTCACGGCCGGGGACGAAGTCGTGCTGTTCGGGCCCGGTGACGGCAACCAGCCGACTGCCGACGACTGGGCCGAGGCGATCGGCACGATCAACTACGAGATCGTCTCGCGGGTCGGGGCGCGGGTGTTGCGCACCTACACGGGCGAGCATTGAGCAAACGGCGAACCCTCGGGCTGACCGCACTGGCCGCCGGTGCGGCCGGCGCGGCGCTTGCCGGAGCGATCGCGGCCGAGCGCCGCGCGGTCGGGCGGGCCCGCAGCCAGCCGGATCCGTTCAGCGACGAGCCGTTCGATGCCCTGCACAACGAGGGCCTGGACGTCATCGCGGACGACGGCATCGCTCTGCACGTCGAGGTCGACGGCGACCTCGCGGCGCCGGTCACTGTCGTCTTCGTGCACGGGTTCACCCTGACGATGGACTCGTTCTACTTCCAGCGCCGCGAGCTCGGTGATCTCGGCCGGCTGGTCTTCTACGACCAGCGCAGTCACGGCCGATCGGAGCGCTCGACCCGCGAGCACTCGACCATCGACCAGCTCGGAAGGGACCTGTACGACGTACTGCAGGCGGTAGCGCCGACCGGCCCGGTCGTGCTGGTCGGGCACTCGCTGGGCGGCATGACCGTTCTCGCGCTCGCCGACCAGCATCCGGAGCTGTTCGGCGAGCGAGTGGTCGGCGTTGCGCTGCTCTCCACGTCCACCGGCAACCTGGCCAAGTCCGTGCTCGGCCTGCCCGGCTGGGCGTCGCGGGTGGTCGATCCGGCCGTTCCGTACGTCGCAACCGCGGTCCGCCGGCGGGCCGGGCTCCTGGAGAGCAACCGCCGGTTCGGCGCCGACCTGGCCTTCATGGCCACCCGGCGGCTGTCCTTCGGCCCGGATGCGCCACCGTCGCTCGTCGCCTTGATGGAGCGGATGATCGCCAGCACGTCGGTGGGGGTGATGTCCGACTTCTTCGACACCTTCCTCTCGCACGACAAGCTCGAGGCCCTCGACGTGCTGGCCGGAGTGCCGGTGCTGATCTCCTGCGGCGAGGACGACCTGCTGACCCCGCTCTCGCACAGCCAGGTGATCGCTGCCGCGCTTCCCGATGCCGAGCTGCAGACCATCCCGGGTACGGCGCACATGGCGTTGATCGAGCGCTATCCGGCGGTGAATGCCGCTGTTCGCCGCCTGGTCGCCCGCGCGATCGAGGCGTCGCCGCGCTCGGTCGGCGGATGAGCCCGCGGTCGGCCGACCCGTGGATCGGGCTGATCGGCGAACGCGCAGCGTGCTGCGCCGATCTCGGCCAGTTGGCCGCCGCGGCCCGCTCCTGCACCGCGTGCCCCGAGCTGGTCGCGACCCGCTCCACGGTCGTGGTGGGTGACACTCCGAACCGCCCGCGGCTCGTGATCGTCGGCGAGGCACCGGGGGCCACCGAGGACATCGAAGGGCGACCGTTCGTGGGGCGGGGCGGAGCGCTGCTCGACGAGCTGATGGCGGCCGCCGGGCTGGCGAGGGCCGGCACTGCGGTGCTCAACGTGCTGAAGTGCCGGCCGCCGGCGAACCGTACGCCGACGACGGCCGAGGCGGCGCGCTGCACCGGCTGGCTGGACCGGCAGGTCGAGCTGCTCGGTCCCGAGCTGGTCCTCACCCTGGGCCGCACGGCGCTGACCTGGGCGCTGTCGGCGAAGGTCCGCCTCGAAGATGCCCGTGGTCAAGCGCTGGACTGGCGCGGCCGACGGCTGGTGGCGTCGTACCACCCGTCCGCCGCCCTGCGTTTCGGCCCGGCGGGAGCGCCGCGCGCCGCGCTCGCGGCCGACCTCGGGCTGGTGGCAGAGGTGCTCGCATGCAGCTGAGCATCGACACTCCCGAACAGATGCGTGCCTTGGGGGAGCGACTGGCTGGGCAGCTGCGGCCGGGCGACCTGGTCGTACTGAGCGGCCGGCTCGGGTCCGGCAAGACCACGCTGGCGCAAGGGATCGGGCGCGGTCTCGGCGTGAGCTCACCGGTCGTCTCTCCCACCTTTGTCATCGCGCGGGTGCACCGCGACGGCCGGCTGCCCCTGGTGCATGTGGACGCCTACCGGCTCGGCAGTATCGAGGAGATCGACGACCTCGACCTCGATGCCTCCGTCGAGGAGTCGGTGACCGTCGTCGAGTGGGGCGACGGGCTGGTCGACCGGTTGGCCACCGACCGGCTTCTGGTGCGGATCGAACGGCCGGACGAGGATGCCGACGACCGGCGCACCGTGCAGATCGAGGGCGTCGGGCCGCGCTGGGCGGGGGTCAGCGTGCGCTGACGCGCGCGCGGGCCGACCGGGCCAGGTCGGGCAGCGAGTCGATCAGCTCCTGGGCCTGGCGGCGGTCGCGATGGCGTGCGGTTGCGGTGAAGCGCTGGCCGGCGGTGTCGAGAAACACGTTCGCGAGATGCAGCCGCCGGGCCCACGGGCCCTGCGTCCACCGGATGCTCTGGACCTTCTCGAGCGGTACGACGACGGTGTCCGGACGGATCCGGCCCGTGCAGCAGGCGACGTACCGCTCGTCGACGTGAATCCTGGCGTAGCGCCGCGCCAGCGGGGCCCGCCAGAACGCCCGTCGCGGCGGGCCCTCCGTCCGTGGCAGCTCGGCGACCGCGCCCGGCAGCAGCCGCCCGACCAGCCAGCGGGCTTGCTCGCGGGTGCCGGCCGGCAGCAGTGCGCGGGTGGCCAGCGCCGACTCGCGCTGGCCGCGCTGCGCGTTGCGGCGGCGCGCGACATCGAACTCCAGCCGCACCCAGCCGAACGGTCGCCAGAGCAGCGGCTCCACCCAGCGGACCGCCTGGATCCGGCCGTGCGGAATCGTCTCGGCGCGGGTCTGCAGCAGCCCGCTGCGCAGCCGGATGCCGTCCGGCGCCTCGGCGAGGTGGAACTCCCACTCCGACGAGACCAGCCGCCAGGTCACGAGCAGGTCGCCGATGACGATCGGTACGGCGGAGCCGAGCAGGGGGCCGGCCGCTTGCGGGAACCCGACCGCGAACCCGATCAACGCGATGACCATGAGCAGCCCGATGCCGAACCGGAGCGTGAGCAGGTTGCTGGCGACGATCCGGCTCCCGGGCACCACGAGGATCGGCTGCTCGGGCGGCTCGGGCGTGTCGTCGGCGAGGCCGTGGGCGAGCGCGAGGAGCTGGGCCCGGACTGCGATCGCGCGGTCCTCATTGAGATAGGCGAGCCGAGCCCGGCCGCCGTCATGGCCGGCGAGCACGAGGCGAAGCTCGGAGACGCCCAGGATCCGGGCCAGCAGCGGGCGGACCAGGTCGATGCCCTGGATCCGCGTCAACGGCACGCGGACCTGTTGGCGACGCAGCAGCCCGGTGTCGATCTGGAGCTCGCCGCCGTGCACCCGCCAGCGGGTCACCCACCAGTAGACGACGCCGGTCACCGCGGCGAGCCCGACGATGACCGCGTCCGGCCACGAGGGCCGGTGCTGAGCGGCGCCATTGATCGCGAAGATGCCCAGCACCCCTACGACGGCGCTGCCCGCGCGCACCACCGGTGAGAGCGGGTTCAGCCGGGCCCACTCGCTCGGTAGCGCAGCCGGCGGCGTGCCTTCGACCAGCTCGCTCACAGTCCCGCGGCCCTCGCTTCGCCGAGCGCGGCGAGCCGGTCGCGAAGCCGGGTCGCCTCATCGCGTTCCAGCCCCGGAATCCGGGCGTCGGTGGCCGCGGCGGCAGTGTGCAGCTGCACGGTCGCGAGGCCGAACAGCCGGTCGACCGGACCGGCGGTCACGTCGACGAACTGCATCCGGCCGTACGGCACCACCGTGAGCCGGCGGAACATCACCCCGCGGCGGACCAGCAGGTCGTCCTCGCGCTCGGCGTAGCCCCACGCCCGGTAGCGGCGCCAGTTGAGGAACGCGAACCACCCACCGACCACCAGCACGACGAGCAGGACGATGACGATCGCAAGCATGCCGCCCACGAAGCCAGCGATCAGCCCTCCGGCCAGCAACCCAGCCGCAGTGAGCCCGCCCACCTCCAACCGCCGCGCGCTCCACATGCGGGGCGAGGGCGAGCGCCACTGCAGGTCCACGCGTCCTTCCTACCGCAGTCATTAGCGTGGTCGGGTGCTGTTGCTTGCGCTGGACACCTCGACGCCGGCCGTGACCGTTGCCGTCGCGGCGCTGGAGGCTGCCTCGCCGAGCACGCCGGGCTCCGGCGTCGTCGTCAACCCCCTGGCTAGTGCCAGCGAGGTCGCGCAGAACCGGCATGGCGAGCTGCTGGCGCCGATGATCGCGGGCGCGCTCGCCCGCGCGGGCGCCTCGGCCGCCGACCTCGGCGCGATCGCGGTGGGTGTGGGACCGGGACCGTTCACGGGGCTGCGGGTCGGGATCGTGACGGCCCGGGCGATGGCGGACGCGCTCGGTCTTCCGGCGTACGCCGAGTCCTCGCTCCGTCTCCTCACGCGCGGGCCGGCCGGGGTGGTCACGGACGCGCGACGCAAGCAGGTCTACTGGGCGGTCGTCACCGAGCACGGGTTCGAGGCGGGTCCGGACCTTGCACCCGCCGAGGATGCCGCGCGGCGGTTCACCACGGCCGGCGTCACCGAGGTCGCGGGTCAGGGTGCGCTGCTGTACCCGGAGGCGTTCCAGGGTTTCCATGTCTCGGCGGACGAGGCGTTTCCCAACCCGGTGACCCTTGCGCACCTGGTCGCAGAGCGAGCCTCGGCGGGTGCACCGGCCGATGAGCTCCGCCCCCTCTACCTGCGCCGGCCGGACGCGAAGCCGCCGGGGCGCTCCAAGCAGGTGACGCCGGCATGAGGCCGATGAGGTGGTGGGATATCGAACCCGTGATGGTGCTGGAACGCGAGCTGTTCGGCGACGAGGCGTGGACCGACTCGATGTACTGGTCCGAGCTCGCCGAGCGCGACTCGCGCTGCTACCTGGTCGAGGAGGACGACGGGCGCCTGGTGGCTTGGGCGGGCTTGTGCACCTACGCGCCGCACGAGGCCTACATCCAGACCATCGGCGTCGCCCGCGCCGCGCAGGGCCGCGGCCTTGGCACCGCCTTGCTGCTCACGCTGCTCGAGGAAGCGCGTCGCCGCGGGGTGGCGCACGTCGACCTCGAGGTTCGGGCGGACAACGACTCGGCCCGGCAGCTGTACGAACACCACGGCTTCACGCAGATCGCCGTACGCCGCAAGTACTACCAACCGAGCGGCACCGATGCGATCGTCATGCGGCACGTGCTGGCGGAGCGGTCATGACCATGTCGCCCGTCGTGCTCGGGATCGAGACGTCCTGTGACGAGACCGGCGTCGGGATCGTGCGCGGCGACGAACTGCTCGCCGACGCGCTTGCCTCGAGTGTCGAGGAGCACGCGCGTTTCGGCGGCGTGGTGCCCGAGGTCGCAAGCCGCGCGCATCTGGAGGCGATGGTGCCGACGATGCATCGCGCGCTGGATCAGGCGGGTCTGACCCTCGCGCAGGTCGACGCGATCGCGGTGACGGCCGGCCCGGGACTAGCCGGTGCACTGTTGGTGGGTGTCGCTGCTGCTAAGGCCTACGCGCTGTCCGCAGGCAAGCCGGTGTACGGCGTCAACCATCTCACCGCGCACGTTGCGGTTGACCGGCTCGTCCACGGCGACCTGCCGCAGCCGTGCGTCGCGTTACTGGTGTCCGGTGGGCATTCCTCGCTCCTGCACGTGCCCGACCTCGCCGGGCCGGCCGAGTCGCTCGGCGCGACCATCGACGATGCCGCGGGCGAGGCGTTCGACAAGGTCGCACGCGTGCTCGGCCTGCCGTTTCCCGGCGGCCCGTACATCGACCGGGCA
The window above is part of the Mycobacteriales bacterium genome. Proteins encoded here:
- the alr gene encoding alanine racemase; the encoded protein is MSVSFARVDLDAIRSNVAELKRRAGSAAVMAVVKADGYGHGILESAGAALEGGAEWLGVAIADEALELRAAGVDAPMLAWLLGPGDPWNAVAAVGVDLGVNARWALDRAAEAAATVGHPVRVHLKIDTGLGRAGATQHDWPDLVDAAAKAVADGSVEVVGIWSHLTYADRPAHPTIETQRRAFEAALVVAGAAGIEPQVRHLANSAATLVLPETHYDLVRPGVAVYGLSPGAEVGRPAELGLRPAMTLVSEVALTKQVDSGQGVSYGHRYTTERATTLALVPLGYADGVPRHLTNRGEVAINDRRYPIAGTVCMDQFVVDVGDDRVTAGDEVVLFGPGDGNQPTADDWAEAIGTINYEIVSRVGARVLRTYTGEH
- a CDS encoding alpha/beta hydrolase, whose amino-acid sequence is MSKRRTLGLTALAAGAAGAALAGAIAAERRAVGRARSQPDPFSDEPFDALHNEGLDVIADDGIALHVEVDGDLAAPVTVVFVHGFTLTMDSFYFQRRELGDLGRLVFYDQRSHGRSERSTREHSTIDQLGRDLYDVLQAVAPTGPVVLVGHSLGGMTVLALADQHPELFGERVVGVALLSTSTGNLAKSVLGLPGWASRVVDPAVPYVATAVRRRAGLLESNRRFGADLAFMATRRLSFGPDAPPSLVALMERMIASTSVGVMSDFFDTFLSHDKLEALDVLAGVPVLISCGEDDLLTPLSHSQVIAAALPDAELQTIPGTAHMALIERYPAVNAAVRRLVARAIEASPRSVGG
- a CDS encoding uracil-DNA glycosylase, whose product is MSPRSADPWIGLIGERAACCADLGQLAAAARSCTACPELVATRSTVVVGDTPNRPRLVIVGEAPGATEDIEGRPFVGRGGALLDELMAAAGLARAGTAVLNVLKCRPPANRTPTTAEAARCTGWLDRQVELLGPELVLTLGRTALTWALSAKVRLEDARGQALDWRGRRLVASYHPSAALRFGPAGAPRAALAADLGLVAEVLACS
- the tsaE gene encoding tRNA (adenosine(37)-N6)-threonylcarbamoyltransferase complex ATPase subunit type 1 TsaE codes for the protein MQLSIDTPEQMRALGERLAGQLRPGDLVVLSGRLGSGKTTLAQGIGRGLGVSSPVVSPTFVIARVHRDGRLPLVHVDAYRLGSIEEIDDLDLDASVEESVTVVEWGDGLVDRLATDRLLVRIERPDEDADDRRTVQIEGVGPRWAGVSVR
- a CDS encoding PH domain-containing protein; translation: MSELVEGTPPAALPSEWARLNPLSPVVRAGSAVVGVLGIFAINGAAQHRPSWPDAVIVGLAAVTGVVYWWVTRWRVHGGELQIDTGLLRRQQVRVPLTRIQGIDLVRPLLARILGVSELRLVLAGHDGGRARLAYLNEDRAIAVRAQLLALAHGLADDTPEPPEQPILVVPGSRIVASNLLTLRFGIGLLMVIALIGFAVGFPQAAGPLLGSAVPIVIGDLLVTWRLVSSEWEFHLAEAPDGIRLRSGLLQTRAETIPHGRIQAVRWVEPLLWRPFGWVRLEFDVARRRNAQRGQRESALATRALLPAGTREQARWLVGRLLPGAVAELPRTEGPPRRAFWRAPLARRYARIHVDERYVACCTGRIRPDTVVVPLEKVQSIRWTQGPWARRLHLANVFLDTAGQRFTATARHRDRRQAQELIDSLPDLARSARARVSAR
- a CDS encoding PH domain-containing protein, translated to MDLQWRSPSPRMWSARRLEVGGLTAAGLLAGGLIAGFVGGMLAIVIVLLVVLVVGGWFAFLNWRRYRAWGYAEREDDLLVRRGVMFRRLTVVPYGRMQFVDVTAGPVDRLFGLATVQLHTAAAATDARIPGLERDEATRLRDRLAALGEARAAGL
- the tsaB gene encoding tRNA (adenosine(37)-N6)-threonylcarbamoyltransferase complex dimerization subunit type 1 TsaB, which encodes MLLLALDTSTPAVTVAVAALEAASPSTPGSGVVVNPLASASEVAQNRHGELLAPMIAGALARAGASAADLGAIAVGVGPGPFTGLRVGIVTARAMADALGLPAYAESSLRLLTRGPAGVVTDARRKQVYWAVVTEHGFEAGPDLAPAEDAARRFTTAGVTEVAGQGALLYPEAFQGFHVSADEAFPNPVTLAHLVAERASAGAPADELRPLYLRRPDAKPPGRSKQVTPA
- the rimI gene encoding ribosomal protein S18-alanine N-acetyltransferase is translated as MRPMRWWDIEPVMVLERELFGDEAWTDSMYWSELAERDSRCYLVEEDDGRLVAWAGLCTYAPHEAYIQTIGVARAAQGRGLGTALLLTLLEEARRRGVAHVDLEVRADNDSARQLYEHHGFTQIAVRRKYYQPSGTDAIVMRHVLAERS
- the tsaD gene encoding tRNA (adenosine(37)-N6)-threonylcarbamoyltransferase complex transferase subunit TsaD, giving the protein MSPVVLGIETSCDETGVGIVRGDELLADALASSVEEHARFGGVVPEVASRAHLEAMVPTMHRALDQAGLTLAQVDAIAVTAGPGLAGALLVGVAAAKAYALSAGKPVYGVNHLTAHVAVDRLVHGDLPQPCVALLVSGGHSSLLHVPDLAGPAESLGATIDDAAGEAFDKVARVLGLPFPGGPYIDRAAKEGDPAAIDFPRGVVRDAEYSFTFSGLKTAVARWVEARERAGEPVPVADVAASFQEAVADVLTARAVAACRARGVDTLVIGGGVAANSRLRALAEVRCADAGLTLRVPPPKLCTDNGAMVAALGAVLVERAVEPSTLDFDADSSMAVA